The following coding sequences are from one Methanohalophilus halophilus window:
- a CDS encoding RNA-protein complex protein Nop10: protein MGKKILKCISCGEYTLQETCPKCGGRPIKPSPARYSPRDPYGKYRRLSKRN from the coding sequence TTGGGTAAAAAGATTTTGAAATGCATTTCCTGCGGGGAATATACCCTACAGGAAACGTGTCCCAAATGCGGGGGAAGGCCAATCAAACCTTCACCTGCCCGCTATTCTCCCCGTGACCCTTACGGGAAATATCGCAGATTGAGCAAAAGGAATTGA
- a CDS encoding 30S ribosomal protein S27e — translation MAEPKSRFLKVKCNDCSNEQVIFGSASQKVTCLVCGRTLAEPTGGKSAITTHILEVLE, via the coding sequence ATGGCCGAACCAAAAAGTAGATTTTTGAAAGTAAAATGCAATGATTGCTCCAATGAGCAGGTTATTTTTGGCAGTGCAAGCCAGAAAGTCACCTGTCTTGTATGCGGCAGGACCCTTGCAGAACCAACAGGCGGAAAATCTGCAATTACAACACATATACTGGAAGTACTCGAATAA
- a CDS encoding proteasome assembly chaperone family protein codes for MQNTKIVRQNTEIEIQDSTLLVGLPGVGHVGKLVVDHLIEQFEAEKLLEIYSTSFPPQVLVDENSTVRLVSNAFYTFQVNGKDILLLAGDQQSTNSEGHYELCDLYLDIAEEYGVSRIYSLGGFPTGQLDHVDEVMGAVNKEELTESLKEHGVTFKEKEPNGGIVGASGLILGLSKFRDIDAACLMGYTSGYLVDPKSAQSLLAVLSSILDIEVDISELEERAKEMEKIMANLVEAKQQQQQQTLPETPPSDEDLGYIG; via the coding sequence ATGCAGAATACAAAAATCGTGCGTCAAAATACTGAGATTGAAATTCAGGATTCTACCCTGCTTGTCGGCCTGCCGGGTGTGGGACATGTGGGCAAACTTGTTGTTGATCATCTCATCGAGCAATTCGAAGCAGAAAAGCTTCTGGAAATATATTCCACCTCTTTCCCACCTCAGGTACTCGTGGATGAAAATAGTACAGTGAGACTTGTAAGTAACGCATTCTATACATTCCAGGTAAATGGCAAGGACATCCTGCTGCTTGCAGGCGACCAGCAAAGTACAAATTCAGAGGGACATTACGAGCTGTGTGACCTGTACCTGGATATTGCCGAAGAGTACGGGGTTTCCAGGATATATTCTCTCGGAGGATTCCCAACGGGACAGCTGGACCATGTTGATGAAGTTATGGGTGCCGTGAATAAGGAAGAGCTTACAGAAAGTCTTAAAGAGCACGGAGTCACCTTCAAGGAAAAAGAACCCAACGGCGGAATTGTTGGAGCTTCGGGACTGATCCTTGGCCTGAGCAAATTCAGGGATATTGATGCTGCATGTCTTATGGGATACACGTCAGGATATCTTGTAGATCCTAAAAGTGCCCAGTCCCTGCTTGCTGTGCTGAGCAGTATACTTGATATCGAGGTTGATATCAGTGAACTTGAGGAACGTGCTAAAGAGATGGAGAAAATCATGGCCAACCTCGTAGAAGCCAAACAGCAGCAACAGCAACAGACGCTCCCGGAAACACCACCGAGTGATGAGGACCTGGGTTATATCGGGTAA
- a CDS encoding translation initiation factor IF-2 subunit alpha codes for MDNNKWPEVGDFVVCAVKNVTDFGAYTTLEEYDGKEGFIHISEIKAGWVKYVRDHVREGQKIVCKVLRVDTSRRHIDLSLKDVNEHQKRAKIQEWKNEQKAEKWLQFVAEEARLDKQQLQEIEDSFDTEFGSKYSAFEEAAMRGENAFSNLKIDEKVVEIIVKLAQDNIKLPFVEIAGHIDLTSSAPNGIEIIKEALRAASEVKMEDVRLDITYTGAPRYRIRVIAPDYKIAESVLKESAEKAIEKIEYLGGEGAFHRHAETAKA; via the coding sequence ATGGACAACAACAAATGGCCTGAAGTCGGTGATTTTGTAGTCTGTGCGGTAAAAAATGTTACTGACTTTGGCGCCTACACGACTCTTGAGGAATACGACGGGAAAGAAGGATTCATCCATATATCTGAGATTAAGGCAGGATGGGTCAAGTATGTCAGGGATCACGTCAGGGAAGGACAGAAAATTGTCTGCAAGGTCCTGAGAGTAGATACCTCACGTCGCCATATTGACCTTTCCCTCAAAGATGTAAATGAACATCAGAAAAGGGCTAAGATCCAGGAATGGAAGAACGAACAGAAGGCTGAGAAATGGCTTCAGTTCGTTGCAGAAGAAGCAAGACTCGACAAACAGCAACTTCAGGAAATAGAAGATTCTTTTGACACAGAATTCGGAAGCAAATATTCTGCCTTTGAAGAAGCTGCCATGCGCGGGGAAAATGCCTTCAGCAACCTCAAGATCGATGAAAAAGTTGTTGAAATCATTGTCAAACTCGCACAGGACAATATCAAACTGCCGTTTGTGGAGATTGCCGGACATATAGACCTTACAAGTTCTGCACCGAACGGGATCGAGATCATCAAGGAGGCCTTACGGGCCGCCAGTGAAGTGAAGATGGAAGATGTCCGTCTGGATATAACATATACCGGTGCACCCAGATACCGTATCAGGGTAATAGCTCCTGATTATAAGATCGCAGAATCTGTCCTGAAGGAATCTGCAGAAAAAGCCATCGAAAAAATAGAATATCTTGGCGGAGAAGGTGCCTTCCACAGGCATGCCGAAACTGCCAAGGCGTGA